GGCATGGTCCCCTTTGCGGATTATTTCAATCATAGAGATGATGCAGTAAGTTACTTCCCTTTTTTTCGTGTTCTTGGAGAAGCATAGATATGGCCCGGTTAGGCTAGGCCGATATCCCTTCTGCATTTATATCATTCATACTGATTTCTTATTAATAGTCGTGCGAGGTCACTTTCGACAGAGATAGCTATATATTCCGAGCTGGTAGGCATTATGGTTCGTAACTATTCCCATTATCCTCCCATCTACAAACCTGCCGAGCGGCCCAGATAACAAGAATCGACAAAACAACAGAAAAAGGCGAAGAAATATACATGAGCTACGGTCCACATTCGAATGACTTCCTACTGGTTGAATGTTAGTTCCTTTCAGGCCCGTCCGCAGTTACAcctttcttctgttcttgCCCCATTTATCTAACCGAATACTCTTTGGGCAGACGGCTTCTACCTGGACGATAACCCCTCAGATAGGGTGTATCTCGACGATATAATTCTACCCAAGTTGACGAGATCCGAGAAAAaggagttggcggagagGGAATGTTTTGGGTACGTATTTACCTCGTCCCATTTTGACTCCTTTTGTCTTTCATCGCACAATTGAGCCACTCTGAGACCGGATCAGGAATTACGAAATCACTGCATCTGGTGCAGACCGCAATAGTATGGCTGCTGCTAGTATAAAATATATGAGCCGGCAAAAGTGGCGGGAATATGTCGATGGTGTTTCCGAACAAGGGTTCGACGCCAGCAGGACTGCCGGTATAATACGTGACTGGATAGAGGCATACCTGCAGGAGTGCACTACTACTATAGCTTCTTTGGTCGAGCTGTCAAAGtccgagaaggagaaagacaCAGTTGAGCTGATATTGTCTCGGTGGAAGCAAATCCATCGCCTGTGCGAGAGGGCAGTAGAATCAATGGCTGCGTAGACTACGAGTGTTCCTTAAGGCCGAAACGGAATGTGATGTTAAAAGTAGTAATGCGATTGGGCGTCGAATAACATGTTTCAATACAATAAAGCCATCTCATGGCAATGTAGAATAGACAAGTGTCCCTTAGGGCAAGAATAACCGAACCTTGAACGAACCAGTCCACGCTTAATGATAATCCTTGGTCTTGTCATCGCAAAAATCCCAGAACTGCTGCGCCCTTCCAGTTCCACCGGCTTCTTTGGACCTCAGCGCATTCATCAGATGGGGGGCGACAGTGGTATGAATGCGGCCCCATGGAATCACATAACAACCGTTGTTCTCGAGGTTGATATCCGGCGATAAACCGGCGTACAGCTCAGTGAGAGCGGCTAGCTTCGGACTATGGAGCAACGGCCAACTGAGAAACTTAGTCCATCCGGCGTGTCGCAGAAGGTTGGTGCGGGCAGCACCAGGGTTCATTGCAACACTGACAATGCCGTGTTCAGGGCCGTATCGACGTGCAAATTCGCTTCCTAAGAACCAGGCGCCAGTTTTGGAGTTGAGATAATTGCGAGAGTTGTCTTGCGGAGGGTTATTCAGCTCCTGCATGACAATACCCTCGATGGGGGACGAGAGCTCAACGACCTGATCACTCAGCCAAACTACTCTCACGGAGCCTGGGTAAGCCGGTCCGTTCAGCGCAACGGCGGCATCAAGAAGTGGGAGCATCATCTGCGTAAAAAGAAAAGGGCCGAGACAGTTCGTAGCTAGCTGAAGTTCCGATCCTTGCTTTGACAGAACGCCCACAGGAGGCTGGGCAATACCAGCGTTGTTCCAGAGGACATCGAGCTTGGATTCCTTCTCCATGAATGCGTCGGCTGATTCTCGGATGGAGGTTAGGTCGTCGAGTTTAAGGACGATGTAGTCTATCTGGCCGTCGCGTTCGCCAACAGAagcctggatcttctggactGCTTCctttgccttctcctccgtcCGCCCGGTGATGTATACTGTGCCACCTCTAGCGTAGAGGATTTTGGCAAGCTCGAAACCAATGCCTGAGGTGCCGCCGGTGACGAGGAAGACCCGACCTTTCTGGAAAGTGATATCTTTCTCGGTGAATGTAGGACGTGGAGGAAACATCTGGGTGAGCTGCGCACGCTTCTTGTATGTAGGTTGATCGGGTTTAGCGGGTGCTGCCTTCTTGGGTTGGCCAGCCTGAGGTTGGTCTTTTTTGGCACGCTTGATAGAAAAAGGTGCCATCGTGAAGAGGGACAATAAGTATGCTCGATAATGAATCCGCAGCAGTCCACAGGTGAAATCGAGGATTGGAGATGAAAGCCGGACGAGGAGAGTTGAAAACATAACAGAAGGCACCTTCCCATTAAGCGAAAATAACTGCAGCAACCGCCAGTCCTGTTAGTTGTGGCAAGAGTATTTCCATCACGCCTGCCGTTTTGGATCACTCGCAGACGTTATTCGAAGGTCTTACTTAAGAGCGACAGTGATGAAGCGCACAATCATCCCTAAATAGAATCGAAATAGTAGCTTTTCATAATCCACGCCGAAATATAACTGTTTATACCGCATTGCGCTCTTAATTGATCATTCATATGAAACAAACGCCTGTTATCCTACCTATTGAACgccaacagcttcaaagaGTCTACTCCTCAATATTGACAAAGCGTCTGAAAATCATGATGATCAACGCGACTAGCACGCCGAATATAGCCCGGTCCAGCCATGGGCTATCCTGCGAGGCCACCTGTACAGCCTGACTAGCTGGTCGCGTGGGCGTTGGCCGTGGTCGTTGTGTAACGGCCTGTGATGCCGGTGACGGCGACTGAGCCGGCGCATCCCGAATCACTGATGCTGAAAAAGTGGTGGGAGACGAAGGTAtagctgaagaactggagcaTGAGTTGTCTAGTACGGGCGGGCTGGTGCTCGTGCTTGTGCTCATACTCTTCTCACACGTGCCCATTGTAGACTCTTCCATCGAGGTCGAATCTGActtcaacttctccgtcccaCTTTCAAGCTTAGTCGCACCAGCACTATCCGCAACTTTCGAGTTATCGCCGTCGTTCTTCCCCTTGGTCCCAATCCCAATTCTTAACCCCTGCGGCACCCCCTCAGCGTCCTCCTCTTTTTCAACGTCGACCCCCTTTTCCACACAATATCCCCTCCACTCCCTAAGCAACTCCTCGTTACTCTTTGCACAAAGATCACAGCGCCAACCTCGACTCGTCCCCGCCCATTGCCTCCTTACCTCGTCACTGACGCCTTGTAAACCCCCTACCTGGCCATTCGCATCCCCCTCCATAAAGCTTCTAATCGCCAAAAGCGCCGTCCTAATCCCCCACGCTGGCTGCCACGTTTCTTCGTGGTGGCCGGATATACTCAGACAGATCTCGCGGTTGACTTCGAAGCGGCCGGAGGGGGTGAGGAAGCGGAAGGAGGGCGGACGGAGTGGGTAGGTTGGTGGGAGGACAATTCGGCCATGGTAGATTCCACCGGCATAGGGAGATGGTGGTGGCGGGCCGGCAAGTGTGAAGTGCCAGTCGTAGAGATTAGAGTCGGAGACGGGTGCGGCGTGGAAGTGCGGGGAGGGAGATGAGGACAGCTCTGCGGCTTCTTTCATCAGGCGGCGGACGGAGCGAGacattctttttcttgtcaGGCTTTGACCCCTTGATCAGTTGTTGGATATCGCTGAAAATAATTTAGTCTTGCGCGTGTTCGTGAGGATAGATGTGTATGTTTTCTGGTAGTGTTGCGACTAAGATTATATGCGACGATTATTTGGAGGTGACGCGGCAGTTCCGAGACCAGCTAGAACAGCATTATTTATGAGATGAGTGCGGAGAGTGAGTTATTGAGTACGCAGTAAGGTCAGCAAAAAGGATATGAACGAAAATGGAGGAAGTTGATGCAAGTTGGCGAGATCCTATTGGAATGAGACCAATACCTAAAATATCAGGCATCAATTAATCTAACACCGGCTAATACTCCACACTCCTTTGAACAACCCTATGTATACAATTCGACGCCGATCGATAAACCCAAAGAATGCTTCAATCCCAGTCACGCCAGTCATCCTCTCTTGAGCTCTGATTTCCAGATCCCTTACCACGCGTTGGCTCGAGAACAAAATCATCCTTATCAAGATCCTCCGCATAGACTTCCTCACCCGGCCGTGGCCGCGGAGACCTTGGAGCAAGCGTCTTCATTGAAACACCAGTAGCAGGTCGCGCTACATCGTCTGAGTGGCTTAATGGCTGATCCGGTGTCCACCCCGGAGGTAACTCATTACCCAGCCAGGCGCGGCTGTTGTTCATGTTCCGCAAGTACAAATCACGTTGGTGTTGTCGTTGCTGTTCCGCTACTTGCTCCCGCTGCTGACGCACCCGCTCTTGCGCTTCCAAAAACTTACGGCTTGGCTCCCACTCCCAGCCATTCCCTGTCGTAGTGGGCGTAGGTACGAGCCAATGAAGAGGCCTGTCGCCAAAGAGGTGTAGCAGATTGCGCTTCCAGCCTAGATCAAAGGCATGCGGCATCTTTTCGTTATCGAGCTCCGCTAGGTAGTCTTCGTAACGGTCATGCTCGCGTTGCCGTTCCAGATCCGCGTAAGAGCGGGACAAAGCTTGTTGTGCGGGTGTGAGGTTGTCGCTCGattcctccccttcttccgGGCGCGTTACCCCCGGTATGGCATTCGCATGGGCGTCCAATATTTGGTTTCCGTAATTTTGCAGTCGGCTGCCGAAGGTATCTTGGTTCTCGCCGCCGGTGTTGGTGCCGAGTAAGCCGTCATAACGGTGGCGATCCAGCGCTTTCCGCAACGGCGAAACATATCGAGTCTTCTCCAAGCACTCAATCGTAGTCAAACCGCGGGTGGCAAGGCTGATATGCCAAGCCGTGAATCCGGTCAGAACTAGCCCAATGATGCCTCCGAGAATCGACAACAACACGACATTCACCGGTAGTATACCGTCCATATACCGTGTGTCATTAAAAACCTCCGTCCAGATCCAGATTGCTGAGACACCAAAATCAACCCAGCAAAACAGCGACGTGTAAATGAGGAAAAGCAGAAACGCTTTGTAGTTGCGTAGCCCAACGCAAGTCGCCAGCCACGGACAATGATGGTCCATCTTCAGCACACACCGCTTGCACGTGGAGCAGTGATGCGCCCGGTCCGGCTTCGGACATTGGCATTTCTTGCAAAACCGCGACCCCCCGGTAGAGTTGACGGTGTAGGAAGTATATTCGGGTAACTCGGTAATCGGTAACGCACTGTATGGATGACCCCCACCACTGCGCGCACCTAGAGGTGATCCGGGATCTGTGAAGACGGCCGTTGTATAAGAAATGTTGAGGGCTAGGTAGAGGACGACGCCGAGGATCGAACTTGGTAGTCCTGCAGAGGGAAGCCGTGAGTAGAGTAGACAGGTTACGAGACTGCAACAACATACCTATCCAAGAACTACTGCTAGGTTTTAAACCCACGCTGGCTTCAACGTACACCGCCCATGTTGTCAAACTGTAGACGAACGCCAGAGGGAAGTAACTCGCGGCCGCACAGCAGTACCGCTCGCAGCGCATGGCCCATGCTTTCGGTCGGCGCTTCGGCCAGGTCGGTGACGAGGGTGTTGACATGGCCAATGTGGCCATAACAGGTATCTATTCCAATCGACGGACGTATCGAGGGTAGAAACGTGTACGAGATGACTAGATAGGGCGGGATATCATTGCGGGTACTATTGCATCCTAAAATCGTCAGGAGGCTACAGCCAGGAACACTTCAAACTGCTTTCGCAATACGAAAGCCGTGTAAAATCAAGTGCGCTAAAAAGGCGAAAGGCGCCATAAACGGAACTCGTGGAAGCGTGGAAGACTCGAAGTGAGCTTATGCTGAGCGAGGTTCTTGGCCCAGATCGCGATATGTAATCTTGGGCGCTAGATTTGGGTCGGTGCACCGCCACAGCCGCGCGGCTGAGGTGCCCATACTGTATACGTAGGAGCTTACGTACACGAAGGTCACCAACACTTAAAGCACTGCTACTTGAAAAGATATCCGTCATATGCATTCGCATGGTCCCAGAATAAGCCGGGCTATGTTATTTCGCAGTTATATGAAGAAATGGGAATTCGCTGCTCCAATGAACTACCAAACCCAAGAACGTAATTGACCCTTCAAACGCCCAAAATATAGAGGTATCATGCAGAAAATAATGATACTGAATCGAGGTACTCATATTTATAGAATTTAGATTATGATCGATGCCGAGGGGGATACGATCAGGAACACGGCCAGGTATAAAGAGACGGAAGAGCAAATGCCTATCTCGAAAACAGGTTGCCCTGGTCACACCAGCCGTTAACGGGCTAAAAAAGCTGTTAGCAAAGTTTAAGGAAAAGAAGCACCAGCTGTAGACTTACCAGACAGCTGAACCTGTAACACCAAGAACAGTTCGAGCTTGGGTACTTATAAAAGTTCACAATAAGAAGGATGAACCCAATAAGGACAGCGACCAAAGCGCCTAATCGAACAAGCCACCAAGCCCACCATAAGGGCTTCCGGCCGGCGAAGAATCCTTTGGGGTTAAACTTTCCAAGGCCGCCTATGTTGGAACCAGTTGACGTCTTGTTCTGGTCCGGATCGGCGTTTTCTGCAGCAACACCGCCGCTCATGGCGACGTACGGACTGCGAGCGAGCCCAATGCGCTCACGTAGAGCATTAGGAGACCTCATGACGCAAAGTCCGAGCGCAAGGCCCATTGTAAAACCGCCAAGATGAGAAAAGTTATCCAAACCCGGCAGGAGGCCTAGCACAAACGAGACGGCAATGCCAAGAACCATAATGATAAGCTCAACCCAAGGGTTCTGGCGGTCATTCCATCCGTAAAGAAGGTCCAAGACGAACAGCGCGAGAATGCCAAACAGTGCACCGGAGCATCCACAGGACGCTTCACCTTGCCCAGCATAGTTACCTCCAAGAACAAAACCCCAGATTCCACTGGACAGGTAAACCAATCCATACCGCCACCAACCAATCATTCGCTCCATATCGGCCCCCATAGTCATCTGGACGAGCAAGTTGAAGCCGATATGAACAAACCCGCTGTGGAGGAACATGGGAATTATGAAGCGAAACCACTGGTCGGGTGCGGGCTTATCGTCAAGTGAGCCGCCAGGATGTGGGTTTGGCACCCCGTCGAATCCGCACAGCTCGGATAGGGAACAATCTGAATCTGTGGTCGTAGCATTCGGGCAGGGAAAGAGCACTTGTTGGGTAGCGTTCTGCACTCCGGGAACATTTTTCATGCAAGGTGTATATCTCGCACCCATGTTGATCTGAACGTATGCGGACGGACCAACCATCGGATTGAACTGGGGCTTCGTTTGTATCGGGCTTCCGGTAAGTTGGCCTGCAAAGTCAATTAGCATGGCCTGTTAGTATTACCTGATCAACTTACCCATCTTCACCAATTCGACAATAAAGACTATGATCTGGGCTATAGTTAAGATGTATGTAACGTAAGCAATTTTCTTCTGGAAGaaccctttcttcttctgccgcATAGGGACTTGCGGTTCCATCATGCCAGGATCTGGCGCATAGTGGGTTGGTTGCTGCATCCAAGGCTGGGGAGGATGGTCGTTGCCGTAGGGATTCGCTGATTTGAGAGGTATGTTCTCTGCGTATTGGTCGTGCTCGTTTATTCTCCCTCCAGCAACATATGCACCATTATCCGAACCGATGGACTGTTGGCTGTAACGAAGGCTATTAGGATCGTGGGGGTCGTCCGACTGGTAGTAAGGAGCGTTGTTGTATGCCACTGGACTCGGGCTCGGTCGTGGTGATACTCTGTTGAATTGATCTGAGGTGTGATCGTGTTGTTCGTATGCAGGAGGGCTGTTGTACGCGCCGTTGTAGTAGCTTTGAGCGGCCATCTTGAGAGACCGCGGACGTGGGCAGCGGCAAGGGATGAGTTGGCGTCTGCAAACAAAGAAAGTCCGGGAGGCCTGATGTATCAGAAACAAAGACCGAATTACTTCTTCAAGCAGTTCATCAGACGCCCGGCGGCTTCGAGTCACTTGATAAACTGCCAGGGGCCGGATGGAATAAACAACTTCCGCGGTTGAATTGGCCCTTTACCGGACAAACGCGAGGCACCACACAGAACGTGGACGCAACGATGAACGCAGATATGATTTCAAATAAGCAAACGACAGGCGGGACGTCGGAGAATTAAGCGAGAGATGAAATGGCCAACAAAGCACtgaagcaaagaaaagacCGGTGGTTGCGCGTTAATGCGTTAGGCAGTCGTTTTGCGGGCCACTATTTTTGGGGTGCCGATCGAGCAAGCTTCGTCAGCATTTTCGCTGGCTTCTGATCAGCCACTAAGAAATCGAGTTGACCAGCGTTTTTGAACCAGAACTGTCCAGCCGCGCCTGAAGTGGATTCTGCAGTCGTGGAGCTGATGGTTTTGGCGATGAAGCAGGCTGAGCTTGTCGTGGCTGATGATGTCCTCCCTCGTCTTTAATTTATTTTTATCGGCGATGTGGCTGAGGCTCGAAACCATCCACACCGCGGCTTGGCTAGCTACACtactacagagtacagataACTCGAGACTAGCTAGCGACTACTGCTGCATCGGCTGAGTGTTCATGTTCGTATTTAACATTAAGCATTATTAGACCAGTACTCGACACTCGACTATAACAATAATCACCGCCGACCCAAATGGCGGATCTGGCTCTATACATCGCAGCAGGGTACGTAATCCAAGCACACCAAGAACCGTCGCCTCGACTGCCGTTGAATCCAAAGCACCACGGTATTAGACAAAAGTGAAGTTATAGAGGAAACGGAGATCAAAATCCGTGGGCAAAGATTGCACCACTAAGCCATTCGAGCTTCGAGGACGCATTATCTGTCATTATATCGGGTAGTCGTTCTCGTTTTACGGCTGCTCCTCCGTCAAGTCATTAGAGTATGACGAATTCATTTCGTCATCTGAAGATATAGTAAACCCGAATAGCGCCGAACTCCACGTGTAAAGAAAGATAACGGGGTACTATGTAGACAGTTAGCGGTAGATCACAACCGGGTTGGAAACGAGAGATCTACCTTTATTGCTAAGGCCCGTACCCGAACCGAGTTTCACCAAGATATGAGGACCGGAACAAAACGTTAATCCAAAGTCTGGATATGCCACGAAAGGCAGACGATCATGTACTGATACCAATCATGACAATGCTGCTTTTTGGGAAGCAAATTGAGATATTGAAGGTTGCGTATCCAAGATCCCCAACGCAGCTCCCATCTCTTCACCGCTCTGACCAGTCAACAACCAGACGAGGCGCGAGAACTTCTGGAAGAGCAGGCCCGGGAAGTAGAAGAACATAGCCCAGATCAGAAGACCCAGAAACACGACGACAAAAGTGTTTGCGACAATCTTCTCGCCCGGAGTCATGACATAGAGGCCGTAAGTAACCTCGTACCGATAATATCCCAGACGGATGCGGTCCGCGATTcgctggaggatgttgcGTTGCGCTCGGTCAAACGTGTGAATTCCCGGGGAAGGGGACGTTGTAGCCATCGTAGAGGAGTACTTGTTGATCAGCTCATCGACTGCCGCTGGGCCATGGGACGAGATGTGGGTTGTAGTTGAAGGAGTGTAGAAGGACTGCATTTCGGTTGCCATTTCCGTGTTGAGAGGTGTGGCAGCAGAACAGGTCGCACCTCCCGATGGTTGCTTTGTTTTGTgcacccttctccttcctcgttgACTATACTTTGCAGGTCACGTATACTTCTAACTTCTGAGGCCGAACGCGATAAGAGATCAGCGCCTGGGTCAGGTTTCGACGGAATATGGTTTGGGTCAAGCAAAGATGAAGCGCGCGTGTCAATAGTCAAGGTACGCGAGAGTTGATTCGGTAGGCTATAAGTGTGAACGCCTGCTTAAGtatggagatgaagaaatgaatGACAAACGAGCAGATGAGAGGCAGGCCGGAAGAGCCGGGAAAGCTAGATCAACGGCCGTTGGAGTTCAAGAAGCAACGGCAAAGCAGACGAAACTGAAAGGAATGAGCACAGGATGAGCTCTAATATACAAGAACACCGGTGATGCACGCAAAGAGTCAAGAGTCGAAGAAAGGGATGGGGGAAACAGGGAGTGGAGGTGTAGGGTGAGACCGTGAGATGGGGAGAACGCCCGGAAAATCGGTAGGGCGCGGATTGTGAAAATCAAGCATAGACCGGATCGAGAGGCGGATTTGCTCTTCAGGGAATAGTCGCAGGGACTAAAGCCTTGAAGATGGATCCATGCGCGAAAAAAACCCTCCGCTTTCTTGATTGATCAAAATACTCGAGTCATCATTTCTGCCGACTGCGACCCAATCATCAGCCGCAAACAGCGGTGCAAAATCCCTTCCACTCGGCTCGCCCGGCAACTCCCGCAAGCTCTAGGTAGGCTCGATTCGATGTCGAAATCATCACACGAAGTGGACTTGGGTTACTGCCGAGTAGAAAATGAGTGCGAACCAGTCACCTATGCATGTTTGTCAGTCGGTAACAGATACGAAGTAGGTTTGTTGACTGTAGCACCCGACTGTTTTGAGCACTGCTGATCTCGGGCTCCTGCAGGACGGGGATTTCAGGTACAAGCCTTGGAATCTTGGGGTTGAGCCTGATTCAGCCTGATTGTGATTTCCTGACTCAGCTCCGAGTCAATTTGTAAGCAGCATAAGAATGAGCATAATCTCGAGTCTTGGCATTCATCTCTGAGGCGGTATTCCGAACTCCGACTCACCTGATTGACGTACGGCGAGATGCTTCTGCTgtaaaaatatatatatcggCATCAACAACAGCGGCAACTTGATCTTACTTTTCTCTTTGGAGTCCGGATGGCCAAGACCCAAACGCGGAGTTAGTCACAAAATTTGCGCCATAAATGCTCTGTCATCAGCCCCAATGGCTCTCGCGTAAGAAATCTCAAGGTCTAGGCTAATCTCAATTACCATCTCGCTGCATAGACCACCGCAGATGCGAACGATATGCCCTTGGGCGAATGTCGTCCCGTTTGTCTCGGGAGATATTCTTAAGATACTGGGTGTCGTCTTCTACGCGACTATCGCGTTTGAAGGCCTCAACCAAGTCCCCTGCTCATTCATTCATAGGTTAATCTCATCAAGCCGCCTTGCGCTTGGTGCAACTTAGAGAGTGCGACGAAACTTCTGCCTGCCAGGACAGAGACCTTCTATGGGCGAGCAACAATCATAGGTATAACCGGGCTGACTGGCATGAATATTTCCCACAGTGAAAGCAGGCGTCTCCTATGCCTTTTATTGTAAGTTCATCGCAAATTTCAAATTTCGATATTATTTACTGTTTCGTGAGTATAGAGGACTGCTCTCTGTTGATATTGAATTGTACCTGAGCTGCTGGTGATGTCATGCGTGCCCCGCTGCCAAGCTTTGGAGCTTACGCAGCTACAACGGCGAGGacccttcttccctcctctACTCCCCCCAAAACTTCATATTTCCGTTAAATGTCATCGGTCAATCAGTCAATCTccatggctgaagaagatccTCTTATTAAGGCGCTTCCCCCTGCCACTGACTACCTCACCTATCTCACTTTGCTGGAATATCAGCTTACCCCCGCCCGCCTGCCGACGTTGCACAAGCTCCTTCAAGATGAAGTCCTGACAACGAATATTGGCTGGGATCTGGTGAAGATCCTGCTTCCCATGCTTCCAGAGTCGCAAGAATGTCTTAAGGATGTGGCTCGACTAGGGAATCCCAGAGAAGTCATCTTACGAGTATCCGACGCTCTTATGCAGCTACACCCCgcggatgaggacgaggaggaatcAGACAAACAGTTAGAGTCACACCATGGAGATGTTGGACAGGGAAGCAGCGGGATTAAAGCACCTGCAGGGAAAATTCCTCTTCATGTCCTCAAATTCAACACTCTTGTTGCCATGCTCTCCACCCTCCATTCCCGTATACAGACAAAATCTCCCAGTCGATTCCTTGCGACATCCCTGCAGGCAGTACTGGAAGCATACACATCGATGCCAACAAACGAGACTACGATAGCCCTGCTCGAGTTTTTCCGAGACGTTTCCCCTACGAAAAGACCCCCACCGCCGCCCAGGGCTCCGAGCGATTCGACAGTCCTCCGTGTCGCCGAAGCGTCTGCTCCAGACCCTGAAGCGGAAGTGATGTCGCCTAGCCCGGCTGGTAACGAAGAGAGCGCGCTCATCAGGAGGTTCTTGCAGTTTGGTTTGATTGAGCTTCTTAAATCGTATCTTTTGAGCTGTTCGGGTCCGATGGATCCCGGAATGTCGTGGGCTGTTCGACTACAAGAGAAGTTACATCCGGAATCGCGTATGCCAGGTACTGGCTCGCCTACAAATGTATACGTGGATAATAGACAGCTTGGAGAGCGCGATAGCATAATTGCTAAGATTACTGTGGGTGTTTTTGTCCTCCGTTGGATATCATTGTACTGATTGAACCAGGCACTGTCTCAAGACTTCGGTTTAACCGACGAAGAGCTTCTCAAAGTCGTGACACGAGATCCCGAAACGCAGCCCCCACCGTTGGATTTTGAAGAGCATCCTAAGAGTGCGGAAGACATCCCCCTAGAAAGGCACGGGTCGTTACTGCTTCTCGCCGCCCAAGCTGCGGTTGGAAAGCTGTTCAGCGGAAAGGCTTTGCAAATTAAGGTCTATCCTGATCTAGCACGGATTTTCGATAACTACGTTGGCAAATTTCGGAGCCTTGATGAGGTCGCTTTCGAACAACCGCACGTGCTGCTCGATTCCCTGCTTGCACTGACTGTCCTATCTCTCCAAAGGCCAATACCAGCACCTTCGGACGAAAGCGAGTTCACGAATTTTGTTACCTTGTTGACAGCCTGCACCGTTCGCCAAACTTACAGCACTGTGAGGAGGATTCCTGCTGAAATCATAAATGCAAATCCCTCACAACTTGCTCGCTTCAAGGTAATTCGAAAAGTATTGGAGGACGAACGCTATCGCACAATTAAAGATAGGGCAATTGATTGGCTTAAGAATGAGATTCTTaaagcagccaaagaagcCCCTGGCCCTGAGCCCAACATCTTCCTTAACCCTCATtacttctccgtcctctttccactcctcttcgcctctccagctttggACCTGGATTTGTCTTCCGACCTCGTGACATCCTGGGTCCGGTTCACTCAAACTTTAAGCCCGTCTATTCATTCGGCGC
This sequence is a window from Aspergillus nidulans FGSC A4 chromosome IV. Protein-coding genes within it:
- a CDS encoding uncharacterized protein (transcript_id=CADANIAT00000099) codes for the protein MSSVNQSISMAEEDPLIKALPPATDYLTYLTLLEYQLTPARLPTLHKLLQDEVLTTNIGWDLVKILLPMLPESQECLKDVARLGNPREVILRVSDALMQLHPADEDEEESDKQLESHHGDVGQGSSGIKAPAGKIPLHVLKFNTLVAMLSTLHSRIQTKSPSRFLATSLQAVLEAYTSMPTNETTIALLEFFRDVSPTKRPPPPPRAPSDSTVLRVAEASAPDPEAEVMSPSPAGNEESALIRRFLQFGLIELLKSYLLSCSGPMDPGMSWAVRLQEKLHPESRMPGTGSPTNVYVDNRQLGERDSIIAKITALSQDFGLTDEELLKVVTRDPETQPPPLDFEEHPKSAEDIPLERHGSLLLLAAQAAVGKLFSGKALQIKVYPDLARIFDNYVGKFRSLDEVAFEQPHVLLDSLLALTVLSLQRPIPAPSDESEFTNFVTLLTACTVRQTYSTVRRIPAEIINANPSQLARFKVIRKVLEDERYRTIKDRAIDWLKNEILKAAKEAPGPEPNIFLNPHYFSVLFPLLFASPALDLDLSSDLVTSWVRFTQTLSPSIHSALNLYYILISSAELRRQLQLEKTYAYFRSRFLEPVKAICGAFSADLTQNGGDGKIAGSVGEDMVKVGTARSVNLIQHIVEQVEDAVNEAFVVGDAELKDPSADDIARVDAIRKETAVE